The Argopecten irradians isolate NY chromosome 6, Ai_NY, whole genome shotgun sequence genome has a window encoding:
- the LOC138324877 gene encoding uncharacterized protein isoform X4, whose product MKILRTQLVPYRTSEKSKHTKKDGPKDSKRRSEQDGPPDDIQAFFGHPLTAATTAINGEDSTNASAAALFHEYINLPAIEKSELKIGDKIDIEKMAHIYEEETESSLIKREDPAVVVLPANGTESDYMALLHTDVDKFLNGESTQHSHRDDEFKETDIDDSDESLTKQSESKIDISPDCQTEESQSMSLKGEPLEDTTLLEATTEDALSEARMETTASPTSCSVPSASPPAYPVESAAVSPEQLIQLVPSGEEVSPYKDCIPVTHAITSISSVEVKTVDTVTTETAQYSDTSDTSATDQPKTNGVTKRISKALNEKILKKLNQQTMVNNVNNCGMAVSSASCMNGYVQDSQANMHVGGNIPLYPVKSEIMQEYSHMNGDVSPVEDTSMSMLPLNTAIATSVMTDHMVQSAPSSVLCDTMSGLQMPVNTSALQQHQQQQQTGQYTYSPSVPPVQIIQNVHTTYQSNINANPSHNVTPVRQNSYPSSYPSANGYMYPALSSPSSEGQTPERDSMLERYIQQQQYFHENQQLYPYVVKDNQNYAMKSPDSGYQEPCLSPNNVKAIAYKDGNSNYQESASNGTAAGQKRRRKSATTNYPPKGCAFWPGNEKVNYNTTIPKLEVNTTGYKYTMETPISTSVRVEEDRITYLNKGQYYGLTLEFNADRIPQGQFVKSVIMVVFRDDKSLEDERKAWEFWHSRQHSYKQRVLDIDTKDSQGVLPSSITEVAFNAVAVKWNPRDSPVKVNIAVHCLSTDFSNQKGVKGFPLHVQIDTFENPKDPYPIHRGYCQIKVFCDKGAERKTRDEDRRRTNRAKSEVSHSSRKRAEQEVYWPPCERSEFYSMAETQTFPVLFTPATDQEESTKSSPVNGILQDDDGNSSLNSTGDCLEDALYPLAKRQRRDSYGQYADYPKILLYVREQHETVFTALMLRQPTLLGLLQSVQEKYNVPASKVKSTYKRSKKGILVRMDDNIVRHYSHESTFMIEINEVNEDKDYEVILTEIDPN is encoded by the exons ATGAAGATTTTAAGGACACAATTAGTGCCTTACAG GACATCTGAAAAAAGCAAGCATACAAAGAAAGATGGTCCAAAGGATTCCAAGCGCAGATCTGAACAAGATGGGCCTCCGGATGATATTCAAGCGTTCTTCGGACATCCTCTCACCGCGGCCACCACCGCTATTAATGGCGAGGATAGCACTAATGCTTCAGCTGCAGCCCTCTTCCATGAATACATTAACCTACCCGCCATAGAAAAAAGTGAATTAAAAATTGGAGACAAAATCGATATTGAGAAAATGGCACATATATACGAGGAAGAGACTGAAAG TTCGCTGATCAAAAGGGAGGATCCAGCGGTGGTAGTGTTACCAGCCAACGGAACTGAAAGTGACTACATGGCTCTCCTCCATACTGATGTCGATAAATTCTTAAATGGAGAAAGCACACAACACAGTCATCGCGACGATGAGTTCAAAGAAACAGACATCGACGATAGCGATGAAAGTTTGACGAAACAATCAGAATCAAAAATCGACATTTCCCCCGACTGTCAA acCGAAGAAAGCCAAAGTATGTCTTTAAAAGGTGAACCTTTGGAAGACACAACCTTGCTTGAAGCAACTACAGAAGATGCCTTGAGCGAAGCGCGGATGGAGACAACCGCTTCACCTACGTCATGCTCGGTTCCGTCCGCCAGTCCACCGGCGTATCCGGTAGAAAGTGCGGCTGTAAGTCCGGAACAGTTAATACAATTGGTGCCCTCAGGCGAGGAGGTCTCGCCTTATAAGGACTGCATACCCGTAACTCACGCAATTACTTCAATTAGCAGTGTAGAGGTAAAAACAGTTGACACTGTGACCACAGAAACTGCCCAGTATAGTGATACTTCGGACACTAGTGCAACTGACCAGCCAAAGACAAACGGTGTGACTAAAAGGATTTCTAAAGCACTCAACGAGAAAATCTTAAAGAAACTCAATCAACAGACCATGGTGAATAACGTTAATAATTGCGGTATGGCTGTGTCGTCTGCTTCATGTATGAATGGATACGTGCAGGACTCTCAAGCCAACATGCATGTTGGTGGTAACATACCTTTATACCCAGTGAAATCGGAGATAATGCAGGAGTATTCTCATATGAATGGAGATGTGTCCCCCGTGGAGGATACTTCCATGTCCATGTTACCGTTAAATACGGCCATAGCGACGTCAGTGATGACGGACCACATGGTCCAGAGTGCACCGTCCTCGGTTCTGTGTGACACAATGTCCGGACTACAAATGCCGGTGAATACGTCAGCACTCCAACAGCATCAACAGCAACAGCAGACTGGACAGTATACGTATTCTCCCAGTGTCCCGCCGGTGCAGATCATCCAAAACGTCCACACGACTTACCAGTCCAACATTAACGCTAACCCGTCCCATAACGTGACGCCGGTAAGGCAGAATTCCTACCCCTCATCATATCCTAGTGCTAACGGGTACATGTACCCGGCCCTCAGCAGCCCCTCCTCCGAGGGCCAGACCCCGGAAAGAGACTCCATGTTGGAGCGGTATATCCAGCAGCAGCAATATTTCCACGAGAATCAACAATTATATCCGTATGTTGTCAAGGACAACCAGAATTACGCCATGAAGTCTCCGGATAGCGGATACCAGGAGCCGTGTCTGTCACCTAACAACGTCAAGGCTATC GCGTACAAAGATGGTAATTCCAATTACCAAGAGAGTGCCTCAAACGGTACCGCAGCGGGACAAAAGCGGAGACGGAAGTCGGCCACCACCAACTATCCACCAAAAGGATGCGCATTCTGGCCCGGAAATGAAAAAGTCAACTACAACACGACCATTCCGAAGCT GGAAGTGAACACGACAGGATATAAATACACCATGGAGACTCCCATCTCAACATCTGTACGTGTGGAAGAGGACCGCATCACATACCTTAACAAAG GACAATATTACGGTCTGACGTTGGAGTTTAACGCTGACAGAATTCCACAAGGCCAGTTTGTTAAG TCGGTTATCATGGTTGTATTCCGCGATGACAAGTCTTTAGAAGACGAGCGAAAAGCCTGGGAATTCTGGCATTCCAGACAACACAGCTACAAACAGAGAGTATTAGATATAG ataCCAAGGATAGTCAAGGAGTCCTTCCAAGTAGCATAACGGAAGTGGCTTTCAACGCAGTTGCAGTGAAATGGAACCCACGTGACTCCCCAGTCAAG gTGAACATAGCCGTCCATTGTCTGAGTACAGATTTCAGTAACCAGAAAGGTGTCAAG GGATTCCCCCTTCATGTACAAATCGACACGTTTGAGAACCCAAAAGACCCCTACCCTATCCACAGGGGCTACTGCCAGATCAAGGTGTTCTGTGACAAG GGAGCGGAAAGAAAGACTCGAGATGAAGACAGAAGACGAACGAACCGCGCCAAATCTGAAGTCTCCCATTCCT CACGTAAGCGAGCTGAACAGGAAGTGTATTGGCCACCATGTGAAAGGTCTGAGTTTTACTCCATGGCTGAGACTCAAACGTTCCCAGTTCTCTTCACTCCTGCCACCGACCAAGAGGAATCAACCAAG TCTAGTCCCGTCAATGGTATTCTACAAGATGATGACGGAAACTCCAG TTTAAATAGCACTGGTGACTGTCTGGAAGACGCGTTGTATCCTTTAGCCAAACGACAGAGACGGGACTCCTATGGACAATATGCAGACTACCCAAAAA TCCTCCTCTACGTACGTGAGCAGCATGAGACCGTCTTTACTGCCCTGATGTTACGTCAACCCACCCTACTAGGTCTGCTACAGTCG GTGCAAGAGAAATATAATGTGCCAGCCTCAAAAGTCAAAAGTACCTACAAGCGATCGAAGAAAgg AATTCTGGTGAGAATGGATGACAACATTGTGCGACACTACTCCCACGAATCCACGTTTATGATCGAGATTAATGAAGTCAACGAAGACAAAGATTACGAGGTGATACTCACAGAAATAGACCCTAATTAA
- the LOC138324877 gene encoding uncharacterized protein isoform X2 yields the protein MRMILDFTLSDVSIDMEDFVILHDLKWTSEKSKHTKKDGPKDSKRRSEQDGPPDDIQAFFGHPLTAATTAINGEDSTNASAAALFHEYINLPAIEKSELKIGDKIDIEKMAHIYEEETESSLIKREDPAVVVLPANGTESDYMALLHTDVDKFLNGESTQHSHRDDEFKETDIDDSDESLTKQSESKIDISPDCQTEESQSMSLKGEPLEDTTLLEATTEDALSEARMETTASPTSCSVPSASPPAYPVESAAVSPEQLIQLVPSGEEVSPYKDCIPVTHAITSISSVEVKTVDTVTTETAQYSDTSDTSATDQPKTNGVTKRISKALNEKILKKLNQQTMVNNVNNCGMAVSSASCMNGYVQDSQANMHVGGNIPLYPVKSEIMQEYSHMNGDVSPVEDTSMSMLPLNTAIATSVMTDHMVQSAPSSVLCDTMSGLQMPVNTSALQQHQQQQQTGQYTYSPSVPPVQIIQNVHTTYQSNINANPSHNVTPVRQNSYPSSYPSANGYMYPALSSPSSEGQTPERDSMLERYIQQQQYFHENQQLYPYVVKDNQNYAMKSPDSGYQEPCLSPNNVKAIAYKDGNSNYQESASNGTAAGQKRRRKSATTNYPPKGCAFWPGNEKVNYNTTIPKLEVNTTGYKYTMETPISTSVRVEEDRITYLNKGQYYGLTLEFNADRIPQGQFVKSVIMVVFRDDKSLEDERKAWEFWHSRQHSYKQRVLDIDTKDSQGVLPSSITEVAFNAVAVKWNPRDSPVKVNIAVHCLSTDFSNQKGVKGFPLHVQIDTFENPKDPYPIHRGYCQIKVFCDKGAERKTRDEDRRRTNRAKSEVSHSSRKRAEQEVYWPPCERSEFYSMAETQTFPVLFTPATDQEESTKSSPVNGILQDDDGNSSLNSTGDCLEDALYPLAKRQRRDSYGQYADYPKILLYVREQHETVFTALMLRQPTLLGLLQSVQEKYNVPASKVKSTYKRSKKGILVRMDDNIVRHYSHESTFMIEINEVNEDKDYEVILTEIDPN from the exons ATGAGGATGATTCTAGATTTTACGTTGAGTGATGTTTCCATAGATATGGAGGATTTTGTTATATTACATGACCTTAAATG GACATCTGAAAAAAGCAAGCATACAAAGAAAGATGGTCCAAAGGATTCCAAGCGCAGATCTGAACAAGATGGGCCTCCGGATGATATTCAAGCGTTCTTCGGACATCCTCTCACCGCGGCCACCACCGCTATTAATGGCGAGGATAGCACTAATGCTTCAGCTGCAGCCCTCTTCCATGAATACATTAACCTACCCGCCATAGAAAAAAGTGAATTAAAAATTGGAGACAAAATCGATATTGAGAAAATGGCACATATATACGAGGAAGAGACTGAAAG TTCGCTGATCAAAAGGGAGGATCCAGCGGTGGTAGTGTTACCAGCCAACGGAACTGAAAGTGACTACATGGCTCTCCTCCATACTGATGTCGATAAATTCTTAAATGGAGAAAGCACACAACACAGTCATCGCGACGATGAGTTCAAAGAAACAGACATCGACGATAGCGATGAAAGTTTGACGAAACAATCAGAATCAAAAATCGACATTTCCCCCGACTGTCAA acCGAAGAAAGCCAAAGTATGTCTTTAAAAGGTGAACCTTTGGAAGACACAACCTTGCTTGAAGCAACTACAGAAGATGCCTTGAGCGAAGCGCGGATGGAGACAACCGCTTCACCTACGTCATGCTCGGTTCCGTCCGCCAGTCCACCGGCGTATCCGGTAGAAAGTGCGGCTGTAAGTCCGGAACAGTTAATACAATTGGTGCCCTCAGGCGAGGAGGTCTCGCCTTATAAGGACTGCATACCCGTAACTCACGCAATTACTTCAATTAGCAGTGTAGAGGTAAAAACAGTTGACACTGTGACCACAGAAACTGCCCAGTATAGTGATACTTCGGACACTAGTGCAACTGACCAGCCAAAGACAAACGGTGTGACTAAAAGGATTTCTAAAGCACTCAACGAGAAAATCTTAAAGAAACTCAATCAACAGACCATGGTGAATAACGTTAATAATTGCGGTATGGCTGTGTCGTCTGCTTCATGTATGAATGGATACGTGCAGGACTCTCAAGCCAACATGCATGTTGGTGGTAACATACCTTTATACCCAGTGAAATCGGAGATAATGCAGGAGTATTCTCATATGAATGGAGATGTGTCCCCCGTGGAGGATACTTCCATGTCCATGTTACCGTTAAATACGGCCATAGCGACGTCAGTGATGACGGACCACATGGTCCAGAGTGCACCGTCCTCGGTTCTGTGTGACACAATGTCCGGACTACAAATGCCGGTGAATACGTCAGCACTCCAACAGCATCAACAGCAACAGCAGACTGGACAGTATACGTATTCTCCCAGTGTCCCGCCGGTGCAGATCATCCAAAACGTCCACACGACTTACCAGTCCAACATTAACGCTAACCCGTCCCATAACGTGACGCCGGTAAGGCAGAATTCCTACCCCTCATCATATCCTAGTGCTAACGGGTACATGTACCCGGCCCTCAGCAGCCCCTCCTCCGAGGGCCAGACCCCGGAAAGAGACTCCATGTTGGAGCGGTATATCCAGCAGCAGCAATATTTCCACGAGAATCAACAATTATATCCGTATGTTGTCAAGGACAACCAGAATTACGCCATGAAGTCTCCGGATAGCGGATACCAGGAGCCGTGTCTGTCACCTAACAACGTCAAGGCTATC GCGTACAAAGATGGTAATTCCAATTACCAAGAGAGTGCCTCAAACGGTACCGCAGCGGGACAAAAGCGGAGACGGAAGTCGGCCACCACCAACTATCCACCAAAAGGATGCGCATTCTGGCCCGGAAATGAAAAAGTCAACTACAACACGACCATTCCGAAGCT GGAAGTGAACACGACAGGATATAAATACACCATGGAGACTCCCATCTCAACATCTGTACGTGTGGAAGAGGACCGCATCACATACCTTAACAAAG GACAATATTACGGTCTGACGTTGGAGTTTAACGCTGACAGAATTCCACAAGGCCAGTTTGTTAAG TCGGTTATCATGGTTGTATTCCGCGATGACAAGTCTTTAGAAGACGAGCGAAAAGCCTGGGAATTCTGGCATTCCAGACAACACAGCTACAAACAGAGAGTATTAGATATAG ataCCAAGGATAGTCAAGGAGTCCTTCCAAGTAGCATAACGGAAGTGGCTTTCAACGCAGTTGCAGTGAAATGGAACCCACGTGACTCCCCAGTCAAG gTGAACATAGCCGTCCATTGTCTGAGTACAGATTTCAGTAACCAGAAAGGTGTCAAG GGATTCCCCCTTCATGTACAAATCGACACGTTTGAGAACCCAAAAGACCCCTACCCTATCCACAGGGGCTACTGCCAGATCAAGGTGTTCTGTGACAAG GGAGCGGAAAGAAAGACTCGAGATGAAGACAGAAGACGAACGAACCGCGCCAAATCTGAAGTCTCCCATTCCT CACGTAAGCGAGCTGAACAGGAAGTGTATTGGCCACCATGTGAAAGGTCTGAGTTTTACTCCATGGCTGAGACTCAAACGTTCCCAGTTCTCTTCACTCCTGCCACCGACCAAGAGGAATCAACCAAG TCTAGTCCCGTCAATGGTATTCTACAAGATGATGACGGAAACTCCAG TTTAAATAGCACTGGTGACTGTCTGGAAGACGCGTTGTATCCTTTAGCCAAACGACAGAGACGGGACTCCTATGGACAATATGCAGACTACCCAAAAA TCCTCCTCTACGTACGTGAGCAGCATGAGACCGTCTTTACTGCCCTGATGTTACGTCAACCCACCCTACTAGGTCTGCTACAGTCG GTGCAAGAGAAATATAATGTGCCAGCCTCAAAAGTCAAAAGTACCTACAAGCGATCGAAGAAAgg AATTCTGGTGAGAATGGATGACAACATTGTGCGACACTACTCCCACGAATCCACGTTTATGATCGAGATTAATGAAGTCAACGAAGACAAAGATTACGAGGTGATACTCACAGAAATAGACCCTAATTAA
- the LOC138324877 gene encoding uncharacterized protein isoform X1: MNSRGGKLFLSDIEFEKAILDILYSPLFFDLRTSEKSKHTKKDGPKDSKRRSEQDGPPDDIQAFFGHPLTAATTAINGEDSTNASAAALFHEYINLPAIEKSELKIGDKIDIEKMAHIYEEETESSLIKREDPAVVVLPANGTESDYMALLHTDVDKFLNGESTQHSHRDDEFKETDIDDSDESLTKQSESKIDISPDCQTEESQSMSLKGEPLEDTTLLEATTEDALSEARMETTASPTSCSVPSASPPAYPVESAAVSPEQLIQLVPSGEEVSPYKDCIPVTHAITSISSVEVKTVDTVTTETAQYSDTSDTSATDQPKTNGVTKRISKALNEKILKKLNQQTMVNNVNNCGMAVSSASCMNGYVQDSQANMHVGGNIPLYPVKSEIMQEYSHMNGDVSPVEDTSMSMLPLNTAIATSVMTDHMVQSAPSSVLCDTMSGLQMPVNTSALQQHQQQQQTGQYTYSPSVPPVQIIQNVHTTYQSNINANPSHNVTPVRQNSYPSSYPSANGYMYPALSSPSSEGQTPERDSMLERYIQQQQYFHENQQLYPYVVKDNQNYAMKSPDSGYQEPCLSPNNVKAIAYKDGNSNYQESASNGTAAGQKRRRKSATTNYPPKGCAFWPGNEKVNYNTTIPKLEVNTTGYKYTMETPISTSVRVEEDRITYLNKGQYYGLTLEFNADRIPQGQFVKSVIMVVFRDDKSLEDERKAWEFWHSRQHSYKQRVLDIDTKDSQGVLPSSITEVAFNAVAVKWNPRDSPVKVNIAVHCLSTDFSNQKGVKGFPLHVQIDTFENPKDPYPIHRGYCQIKVFCDKGAERKTRDEDRRRTNRAKSEVSHSSRKRAEQEVYWPPCERSEFYSMAETQTFPVLFTPATDQEESTKSSPVNGILQDDDGNSSLNSTGDCLEDALYPLAKRQRRDSYGQYADYPKILLYVREQHETVFTALMLRQPTLLGLLQSVQEKYNVPASKVKSTYKRSKKGILVRMDDNIVRHYSHESTFMIEINEVNEDKDYEVILTEIDPN; encoded by the exons ATGAATAGCAGAGGTGGGAAGCTATTTCTGTCTGACATCGAATTTGAGAAAGCAATACTGGATATTCTGTACTCACCATTGTTCTTTGATTTAAG GACATCTGAAAAAAGCAAGCATACAAAGAAAGATGGTCCAAAGGATTCCAAGCGCAGATCTGAACAAGATGGGCCTCCGGATGATATTCAAGCGTTCTTCGGACATCCTCTCACCGCGGCCACCACCGCTATTAATGGCGAGGATAGCACTAATGCTTCAGCTGCAGCCCTCTTCCATGAATACATTAACCTACCCGCCATAGAAAAAAGTGAATTAAAAATTGGAGACAAAATCGATATTGAGAAAATGGCACATATATACGAGGAAGAGACTGAAAG TTCGCTGATCAAAAGGGAGGATCCAGCGGTGGTAGTGTTACCAGCCAACGGAACTGAAAGTGACTACATGGCTCTCCTCCATACTGATGTCGATAAATTCTTAAATGGAGAAAGCACACAACACAGTCATCGCGACGATGAGTTCAAAGAAACAGACATCGACGATAGCGATGAAAGTTTGACGAAACAATCAGAATCAAAAATCGACATTTCCCCCGACTGTCAA acCGAAGAAAGCCAAAGTATGTCTTTAAAAGGTGAACCTTTGGAAGACACAACCTTGCTTGAAGCAACTACAGAAGATGCCTTGAGCGAAGCGCGGATGGAGACAACCGCTTCACCTACGTCATGCTCGGTTCCGTCCGCCAGTCCACCGGCGTATCCGGTAGAAAGTGCGGCTGTAAGTCCGGAACAGTTAATACAATTGGTGCCCTCAGGCGAGGAGGTCTCGCCTTATAAGGACTGCATACCCGTAACTCACGCAATTACTTCAATTAGCAGTGTAGAGGTAAAAACAGTTGACACTGTGACCACAGAAACTGCCCAGTATAGTGATACTTCGGACACTAGTGCAACTGACCAGCCAAAGACAAACGGTGTGACTAAAAGGATTTCTAAAGCACTCAACGAGAAAATCTTAAAGAAACTCAATCAACAGACCATGGTGAATAACGTTAATAATTGCGGTATGGCTGTGTCGTCTGCTTCATGTATGAATGGATACGTGCAGGACTCTCAAGCCAACATGCATGTTGGTGGTAACATACCTTTATACCCAGTGAAATCGGAGATAATGCAGGAGTATTCTCATATGAATGGAGATGTGTCCCCCGTGGAGGATACTTCCATGTCCATGTTACCGTTAAATACGGCCATAGCGACGTCAGTGATGACGGACCACATGGTCCAGAGTGCACCGTCCTCGGTTCTGTGTGACACAATGTCCGGACTACAAATGCCGGTGAATACGTCAGCACTCCAACAGCATCAACAGCAACAGCAGACTGGACAGTATACGTATTCTCCCAGTGTCCCGCCGGTGCAGATCATCCAAAACGTCCACACGACTTACCAGTCCAACATTAACGCTAACCCGTCCCATAACGTGACGCCGGTAAGGCAGAATTCCTACCCCTCATCATATCCTAGTGCTAACGGGTACATGTACCCGGCCCTCAGCAGCCCCTCCTCCGAGGGCCAGACCCCGGAAAGAGACTCCATGTTGGAGCGGTATATCCAGCAGCAGCAATATTTCCACGAGAATCAACAATTATATCCGTATGTTGTCAAGGACAACCAGAATTACGCCATGAAGTCTCCGGATAGCGGATACCAGGAGCCGTGTCTGTCACCTAACAACGTCAAGGCTATC GCGTACAAAGATGGTAATTCCAATTACCAAGAGAGTGCCTCAAACGGTACCGCAGCGGGACAAAAGCGGAGACGGAAGTCGGCCACCACCAACTATCCACCAAAAGGATGCGCATTCTGGCCCGGAAATGAAAAAGTCAACTACAACACGACCATTCCGAAGCT GGAAGTGAACACGACAGGATATAAATACACCATGGAGACTCCCATCTCAACATCTGTACGTGTGGAAGAGGACCGCATCACATACCTTAACAAAG GACAATATTACGGTCTGACGTTGGAGTTTAACGCTGACAGAATTCCACAAGGCCAGTTTGTTAAG TCGGTTATCATGGTTGTATTCCGCGATGACAAGTCTTTAGAAGACGAGCGAAAAGCCTGGGAATTCTGGCATTCCAGACAACACAGCTACAAACAGAGAGTATTAGATATAG ataCCAAGGATAGTCAAGGAGTCCTTCCAAGTAGCATAACGGAAGTGGCTTTCAACGCAGTTGCAGTGAAATGGAACCCACGTGACTCCCCAGTCAAG gTGAACATAGCCGTCCATTGTCTGAGTACAGATTTCAGTAACCAGAAAGGTGTCAAG GGATTCCCCCTTCATGTACAAATCGACACGTTTGAGAACCCAAAAGACCCCTACCCTATCCACAGGGGCTACTGCCAGATCAAGGTGTTCTGTGACAAG GGAGCGGAAAGAAAGACTCGAGATGAAGACAGAAGACGAACGAACCGCGCCAAATCTGAAGTCTCCCATTCCT CACGTAAGCGAGCTGAACAGGAAGTGTATTGGCCACCATGTGAAAGGTCTGAGTTTTACTCCATGGCTGAGACTCAAACGTTCCCAGTTCTCTTCACTCCTGCCACCGACCAAGAGGAATCAACCAAG TCTAGTCCCGTCAATGGTATTCTACAAGATGATGACGGAAACTCCAG TTTAAATAGCACTGGTGACTGTCTGGAAGACGCGTTGTATCCTTTAGCCAAACGACAGAGACGGGACTCCTATGGACAATATGCAGACTACCCAAAAA TCCTCCTCTACGTACGTGAGCAGCATGAGACCGTCTTTACTGCCCTGATGTTACGTCAACCCACCCTACTAGGTCTGCTACAGTCG GTGCAAGAGAAATATAATGTGCCAGCCTCAAAAGTCAAAAGTACCTACAAGCGATCGAAGAAAgg AATTCTGGTGAGAATGGATGACAACATTGTGCGACACTACTCCCACGAATCCACGTTTATGATCGAGATTAATGAAGTCAACGAAGACAAAGATTACGAGGTGATACTCACAGAAATAGACCCTAATTAA